In a single window of the Populus alba chromosome 16, ASM523922v2, whole genome shotgun sequence genome:
- the LOC118052555 gene encoding uncharacterized protein, which yields MEVEHFSHPDHPLILINQVLEYSCELVICSGCEGPIWGPCYSCTSCYFFLHKTCAELPCEIKRLIHPRHPLHLLEKPPSHYTKCVCDRCDKTCKSFVYHCSFCKFDLDIKCAFPPGFLEVDSQFAHKDHPLILDEEQEYHGEGVTCSVCKEPMSGPSYRCTPCNFFLHKKCAELPPEIKRRHFHPEHPLVLLPNEDVICDFCNETCYENFVYCCFVCEFTLHIKCAFPPCIDAADHNHFRRLLNPLSLKSISFTCNACGTDGDDSPFGCTMCQLVVHKKCISLPRTLKTALHHHPQIIHTYHPQQCIKSINKYCGICRREVDTEYGVYYCPDCDFVAHVNCSREFGDYETETAGQSVTVDDQFMEPSFRVVREIKHGEERIIEEIEHFSHQHNLILNDKVDDDLKCDGCMLPISTPFYSCASCNFFLDKTCIELPRRKKWQNNENRLILSWSPGEHYLFSCVVCKQYFRGLRYTCDMCELSIDVRCFKSILKDSTKHGGHEHPLYLPAGRKSILRCNIGGRRAPPWVADDGEIIPHCSGCCVTEESKVFLKCAVCDFKLGMKCATLPYKARHEYDDHPLFLTYINENDYQPSCIICEKDRDPKLWFYRCEQCDFDAHTECALGKYPYVKLGGVRTYRNHPHPLALVDKTGDYRPQGCVACGEPCDDLALECTDPNCSFIVHRQRRQCTDPLFKQ from the coding sequence ATGGAGGTTGAACATTTTAGCCACCCAGATCATCCATTGATCCTCATTAATCAAGTTCTCGAATATAGTTGCGAACTAGTTATTTGCTCTGGATGCGAGGGACCAATATGGGGTCCTTGCTACAGTTGCACCTCTTGCTACTTCTTTCTTCATAAGACATGCGCCGAGCTGCCCTGTGAGATCAAGCGCCTCATTCATCCTAGACACCCTCTCCATCTACTAGAAAAGCCACCATCTCATTACACAAAATGCGTTTGTGATCGGTGCGACAAAACTTGCAAGAGTTTTGTTTACCATTGTTCTTTCTGTAAGTTTGATCTAGATATCAAATGTGCTTTTCCACCGGGTTTTTTGGAGGTTGATAGTCAATTTGCCCACAAGGATCATCCATTGATTTTGGATGAAGAGCAAGAATATCATGGTGAAGGAGTTACGTGCTCTGTGTGCAAGGAACCAATGTCGGGTCCTAGCTATAGGTGCACTCCTTGCAACTTCTTTCTTCACAAGAAGTGTGCTGAGCTACCCCCGGAGATCAAGAGGAGGCACTTTCATCCAGAACACCCTCTTGTTCTACTGCCAAATGAAGATGTGATCTGTGATTTTTGCAACGAAACTTGCTATGAGAATTTTGTATACTGTTGTTTTGTTTGTGAATTCACCCTCCATATCAAATGTGCTTTTCCACCGTGCATTGATGCAGCTGATCATAATCACTTTAGACGCCTACTGAATCCACTTTCACTAAAATCAATCTCCTTCACTTGCAATGCATGTGGCACAGATGGAGATGACTCCCCATTTGGGTGCACTATGTGCCAACTCGTGGTCCACAAAAAATGCATTTCATTGCCACGCACCCTTAAAACGGCACTGCACCATCATCCCCAAATCATCCACACCTATCATCCTCAACAATGTATCAAATCTATAAACAAGTACTGTGGAATTTGCCGTCGGGAAGTTGATACAGAATACGGAGTTTACTATTGCCCAGACTGTGACTTTGTTGCACACGTGAATTGTAGCAGAGAATTTGGAGATTATGAAACAGAGACTGCAGGACAAAGTGTGACTGTTGATGATCAATTCATGGAACCTAGCTTTCGCGTTGTCCGTGAGATCAAGCATGGAGAGGAGAGAATAATTGAAGAGATTGAGCATTTCAGTCATCAACATAACCTAATCCTTAATGACAAGGTTGATGATGATCTAAAGTGTGATGGGTGCATGTTACCAATCTCAACTCCATTTTATAGTTGTGCTAGTTGTAATTTCTTTCTTGACAAAACCTGCATAGAATTACCCAGGCGAAAAAAGTGGCAAAATAACGAAAACCGACTGATTCTTTCATGGAGCCCAGGGGAACATTATCTGTTCTCCTGTGTTGTGTGTAAGCAATATTTTCGTGGGCTCAGGTACACATGTGATATGTGTGAACTCAGCATTGATGTCCGATGCTTCAAATCAATATTGAAAGATTCCACTAAACATGGAGGTCATGAGCATCCCCTTTATCTTCCAGCGGGCAGAAAGAGTATTCTCCGTTGCAATATTGGAGGTCGCAGGGCTCCCCCTTGGGTTGCAGATGACGGAGAGATTATTCCCCATTGCAGTGGCTGTTGTGTCACCGAAGAATcaaaggtatttttaaaatgtgcgGTTTGCGATTTCAAGCTGGGTATGAAATGTGCTACACTGCCATACAAAGCAAGACACGAGTATGATGACCATCCTCTCTTCCTCACCTACATTAATGAAAATGACTACCAACCTTCCTGCATAATTTGTGAAAAAGATAGAGACCCCAAGCTCTGGTTCTACCGTTGTGAGCAATGCGACTTCGATGCTCATACAGAATGTGCTCTCGGGAAATACCCATATGTCAAGCTTGGGGGGGTTCGCACATATCGTAATCACCCTCACCCTCTTGCTTTGGTAGACAAGACAGGGGATTATCGTCCACAGGGATGCGTTGCTTGTGGTGAGCCTTGCGATGACTTGGCCCTTGAATGTACTGATCCTAACTGCAGTTTTATCGTCCACAGGCAAAGAAGGCAATGCACTGATCCATTATTCAAGCAGTAA
- the LOC118051321 gene encoding uncharacterized protein, with product MSGPSYSCISCNFFLHKKCAELPPEIKRHIHPEHPLRLLPNHDTMCDFCNETCYESFVYCCLVCEFNLHIKCAFPPCVYAADQDQRHLFRRLLNPLSFKSISFTCNACGTDGDGSPFMCTLCHLVVHEECISLHFDSNYGVYYCPDCDFVAHVNCSREYGDSATEIVVENEEEQSVAVDDQSMEPSFRVVREIKHGEERIIEEIKHFSHQHNLIFTDKVMMSIPFIFQRAERVFSVAILEVAGLPLGLQMTERIFPIAVVVVTEESKVFFKCAVCDLKLGMKCATLPYKARHEYDDHPLFLTYINQNDYQPSCLICEKDRDPKLWFYRCEECDFDAHPDCALVKYPYFKAGGFEHILNTLTLLLWSTRQEIMQHAISVVSLAMTWPLNVLILTAVLSSTGKEGNAGCHYGNWIAVVGFFFIFGL from the exons ATGTCTGGTCCTAGCTATAGTtgcatttcttgcaacttctttCTTCACAAGAAGTGTGCTGAGCTACCCCCGGAGATCAAGAGGCACATTCATCCAGAACACCCTCTTCGTCTACTGCCAAATCATGATACGATGTGTGATTTTTGCAACGAAACTTGCTATGAGAGTTTTGTTTACTGCTGTCTTGTGTGCGAATTCAACCTCCATATCAAATGTGCTTTTCCACCGTGCGTTTATGCAGCTGATCAGGATCAAAGGCATCTATTTAGACGCCTACTGAATCCACTTTCATTCAAATCAATCTCCTTCACCTGCAATGCATGTGGCACAGATGGAGATGGCTCCCCTTTCATGTGCACCTTGTGCCATCTCGTGGTCCACGAAGAATGCATTTCATTGCACT TTGACTCAAATTACGGAGTTTACTATTGCCCGGACTGTGACTTCGTTGCACACGTGAATTGTAGTAGAGAATATGGGGATTCTGCAACAGAGATTGTGgtagaaaatgaagaagagcaAAGTGTGGCTGTTGATGATCAATCCATGGAACCTAGCTTTCGCGTTGTCCGTGAGATCAAGCATGGAGAGGAGAGAATAATTGAAGAGATCAAACATTTCAGTCATCAACATAACCTAATCTTTACTGACAAG GTCATGATGAGCATCCCCTTTATCTTCCAGCGGGCAGAAAGAGTATTCTCCGTTGCAATATTGGAGGTCGCGGGGCTCCCCCTTGGCTTGCAGATGACGGAGAGAATATTCCCCATTGCAGTGGTTGTTGTCACCGAAGAATcaaaggtattttttaaatgtgcGGTTTGCGATTTGAAGCTGGGTATGAAATGTGCTACACTGCCATACAAAGCAAGACACGAGTATGATGACCATCCTCTCTTCCTCACCTACATTAATCAAAATGACTACCAGCCTTCCTGCTTAATTTGTGAAAAAGATAGAGACCCCAAGCTCTGGTTCTACCGTTGTGAGGAATGCGACTTCGATGCTCATCCAGATTGTGCTCTCGTGAAATACCCATATTTCAAGGCAGGGGGGTTCGAACATATCCTAAACACCCTCACCCTCTTGCTTTGGTCGACAAGACAGGAGATTATGCAGCATGCGATATCTGTGGTGAGCCTTGCGATGACTTGGCCCTTGAATGTACTGATCCTAACTGCAGTTTTATCGTCCACAGGAAAAGAAGGCAATGCTGGATGCCATTATGGTAATTGGATTGCAgttgttggctttttttttatttttgggttatga